In Bacteroidota bacterium, the following proteins share a genomic window:
- a CDS encoding acyloxyacyl hydrolase — protein sequence MQARRIRHHSGIVLLLTILLFLPDNESAKAQFSGDKIEIRVGKGWSITTPGLRSIYLAVPTRRLDEISSSVNLYLNQSVTLIEQHRHVEYIVGAAPMVLFELGIDFPRVSFEAGVGANYISIREIDGRRLGSNFLFSPTLSAGIEVPWLNNVIGVHYTFRHLSNAGFFEDNDGVNFQYIIFSMTFGGF from the coding sequence ATGCAAGCGCGCCGAATTCGCCATCATTCGGGTATAGTACTCCTGCTAACCATTCTTCTCTTTCTGCCGGATAATGAGTCTGCAAAGGCTCAGTTCTCCGGCGATAAAATCGAAATTCGCGTCGGGAAAGGCTGGTCAATAACCACGCCGGGCCTGAGAAGCATCTACCTCGCCGTGCCGACGCGCAGGCTCGACGAAATCAGCTCCTCCGTCAACCTTTATCTCAATCAAAGTGTCACGCTCATCGAACAACATCGCCATGTCGAGTACATCGTCGGAGCGGCCCCGATGGTCTTGTTTGAGTTGGGGATCGACTTTCCCCGCGTCTCGTTCGAAGCCGGCGTCGGAGCCAACTACATCAGCATCAGGGAAATTGACGGAAGACGTCTCGGCAGCAACTTTCTTTTCAGTCCTACTCTCAGCGCCGGAATCGAAGTTCCGTGGCTGAATAACGTCATCGGCGTTCATTACACATTCAGACACCTTTCCAATGCAGGGTTCTTTGAGGATAACGACGGTGTGAACTTCCAGTATATCATCTTCTCGATGACATTCGGCGGTTTTTGA
- a CDS encoding T9SS type A sorting domain-containing protein translates to MIRSTTVVSGLLLLLGGMLSVLSVFAIGTDIVQAQSLRVGQPFRIYPSNVTQTETFLVRHPLNPNLLFGSANTINLATGFISEGVYVSTNAGQTWRGNDTCTGAPITFHRGDPAIVIDKNGTFILIRLGFSPGLYAHYSTDNGQTWSGQRTISTHDQDRAGLISDVIPASANYGRTYTAWVRLAFPFPVFFSYTDDGGANWSTPAQVNSPVQRSQGAELTIGPNGRVSICWAGVINTSPFTEDFVGFATSTDGGANWTVTENAFDVNGIQGVFPQMGNIRVNGLPKIDTDNTGGPRNGWIYIVTTQRNLLPAGSDPDIILNRSSNNGQSWSAGIRVNQDPLNNGKTQFFPAVHVDDSGGINVVYYDNRDTTPDSAGMYLSRSTDGGDTWTDYPIGSHRFKPSPVGGLGQGYQGDNIGMTSVGTTLWPVWMDNSSGIYQMWACPIDLVALNVDESPLPSAFELLQNYPNPFNPTTQITFRLAEGGNVTLKIYDVLGREVSTLMDERLQAGDHSRAFDADGLGSGVYFYRLQSGRNSQTKKMLLLQ, encoded by the coding sequence ATGATTAGAAGTACAACAGTTGTTTCCGGCCTTCTCCTCCTCCTCGGAGGCATGCTGTCGGTATTGAGTGTGTTCGCTATCGGCACAGACATCGTTCAAGCTCAGTCGCTGCGTGTTGGTCAACCGTTTAGGATTTACCCGAGCAACGTGACGCAAACCGAGACGTTTCTCGTACGTCATCCGTTGAATCCAAACCTGCTCTTCGGCAGCGCAAACACGATCAATCTTGCAACCGGTTTTATTAGCGAAGGTGTGTACGTCTCGACAAATGCAGGGCAAACGTGGAGAGGCAACGACACGTGCACGGGGGCACCCATCACGTTTCACCGCGGTGACCCGGCGATCGTTATTGACAAAAACGGGACTTTCATACTGATTCGTCTCGGGTTTTCACCGGGACTGTATGCGCATTATTCCACAGATAACGGCCAGACATGGTCCGGCCAGAGGACGATTTCTACTCACGATCAAGATCGGGCGGGGTTGATTTCCGACGTTATTCCTGCAAGCGCCAACTATGGAAGAACCTACACGGCATGGGTGAGACTTGCGTTTCCCTTCCCCGTTTTCTTCTCGTACACGGATGACGGAGGGGCAAACTGGTCAACTCCGGCGCAAGTTAATTCGCCCGTTCAACGCAGCCAAGGGGCCGAACTCACAATCGGGCCGAACGGAAGAGTGAGCATTTGCTGGGCGGGCGTTATTAATACATCACCGTTTACGGAAGATTTCGTCGGCTTTGCAACATCCACGGATGGAGGCGCAAATTGGACGGTTACTGAGAATGCCTTTGATGTGAACGGCATCCAGGGAGTCTTTCCTCAAATGGGAAACATCCGCGTCAACGGCCTCCCGAAAATTGATACAGATAATACGGGCGGACCGCGTAATGGCTGGATCTACATCGTAACAACACAAAGGAATCTCCTCCCTGCCGGTTCTGACCCCGATATCATCCTTAACCGATCATCGAATAATGGACAATCCTGGTCGGCAGGCATACGCGTCAACCAAGACCCGCTGAACAACGGAAAGACCCAGTTCTTCCCGGCAGTTCATGTTGACGATTCCGGCGGCATCAACGTCGTTTACTACGACAACCGGGATACCACCCCCGACTCGGCAGGAATGTATCTTTCACGCTCAACCGATGGCGGCGACACGTGGACGGATTATCCGATCGGAAGCCATCGGTTCAAACCTTCGCCGGTGGGAGGTTTGGGTCAGGGATATCAGGGAGACAACATCGGGATGACATCCGTCGGTACAACGTTGTGGCCGGTTTGGATGGATAATTCGTCAGGCATTTATCAGATGTGGGCATGCCCGATTGATCTTGTTGCACTAAACGTAGATGAATCGCCCTTACCGTCGGCATTTGAATTGTTGCAGAACTATCCAAATCCTTTCAATCCGACAACGCAAATCACTTTCCGGTTGGCTGAAGGAGGCAACGTTACTCTCAAGATTTACGACGTTCTCGGAAGAGAGGTATCCACTCTCATGGATGAGCGGCTGCAGGCCGGAGATCACTCGCGGGCATTTGACGCCGACGGACTGGGAAGCGGCGTGTATTTCTACCGGCTGCAAAGCGGCCGCAATTCTCAAACAAAAAAAATGCTTCTGCTACAATAG